The following is a genomic window from Mustela erminea isolate mMusErm1 chromosome 2, mMusErm1.Pri, whole genome shotgun sequence.
GTTCTGTGCCTGGGTTGTCCAATTTAGCAAATGCAGATCTAGGACCAATGAATACTTTCCCCTATCAAAAGTAcaagtattggggcgcctgggtggctcagtgggttaagcctctgccttcggcttacgtcatgatctctgggttctgggtttgagccccgcatcggactctgctcagcggggagtcggcttcccccactctgtctgcctgcttctctccctacttgggatctctctgccaaataaataaataaaatctttttaaaaaataaaaaaaaataagtacaagaACTTCTGGTGTAAGTACTCATTAGCATAAGTATGTCCCACCAGTATTTAGGATATTTGTACTAAAAATTATTCGCTTATTCAAAATTTAAACTTACCTGGGCACCCCATATTTTAAGGGCAGCCATGAGGCCTGGCACAAAATGGGTTTCTATTACACTGAAGGACAGGGACGGCCAACGGCTTGTTTCAGAAAGCCTCTCATAGGAATATTCTTTGCGGGGAAGTAGGAGCACAAGCTCCCCAGACAGAGCCTGCAGTGGCTGGTGGAGGAGCCCGGATCCTGGTGTGCCCGGCCGTGCTAGTGTTGAGGCCGGCCCTAGGCCCTTGAGCAGAGAGGTCTGGAAAGCAACTGAACAGATATGTGTGGAaaaggggccagagggagaaagttAGGAACACAAGCGCTGGCTGAGACCCTTGCAGAGGTGAGCACTtaagagggcagagaggaggggtcCCTAGAGGAGAGGGGACAGCTGCCAGGCATGAAGAGAGATGAGGCAGGTGAGTGCTTTGGTTAGGAAGGAGGGGTCATCGTGCCACATGCTGCTGAGGTCAAGAAAGGCCAAGCCTGGACCACTAGGTTTGGCAGCACTGGTCATTGTTGACCTTAAGAACAGGGTCAATTGTGGGAGGGGAGCTAAGTAGTGAATTGGGAATGCATTATCTTTAGGAGAGCTTTAGTTTTTTCTGGACTTGATGTTTGCCTTAATGTTCCCACGCTGTCTGCCTTTATCACATCCTTACCTTCAAGTCATCTCAATGCCTCCTGCCAGGCCCTGGCCCTGCTGCTCCCAGCGAGTTAGGTACTCCATACTCCCCACTGCCCCTTTCACTCTTCTGGCTTAGAGTCACTTTTTCCTAGACCTCTTGTCATTCTTTCCATATTGCTTGTCCTCAGTATCTTTCTAGAAAATCCAGTGGTGTGTAAACTTTCTGAGCTGGCctgtctgaaaatatcttttgcTGGCATGTTAAATTCATATCCCCTCCTACCtccgggcctttgcacaggcCGTCATCTCTCCAAGGATTTACTCACTTGGCCTCCTCCATGACCCACCTCACTCTTTAGTTCCTTATCCTAccttgctttgtttgtttgtttgtccccAAGGGATACTAGAGCTTTgatctcctttatttatttctggcCCCTTCCCTGCTGGATTGGAAAGCCTCAGGAGGACAGAGCTTTGTTCTTTTCAGGGCCCAGATAGAGGGTGGGCACTCACTGAGCCTGTGTGGAAGGGAGGGATGAGTGCTTGGTGATGGGCTCTGGGTGAGAAGGTTGAGCAGTTTGGGTCCACCAGCTGCTGGTGGCCAGTGCCTGTCAGGagcctttctctcccactcccaggACACTCTCAGGACTGAAGGTGGACAGGCTTTAATCAGGAGTCTCGGGCCCTTAGCCCAAAACaataatctttattatattatcgttgttcccttctcttttctctttggacAGCTGCTGTCAATTGCACACTGGGCCTCCCATctggtctgtttttcttttttcttcccaccCCCTGGTATTTTGGTTCACTTCTCTGGAGACCCCTTGGTCTTCCTCCAGTGCTCCCACCCACCTCTGTTGCTTCCCAGGCCCCCTGTACTTCAGACCACTGATGAAGTTTGGGTCTCAGTCCCTAGTTCTTCCCCGGAGGGGACAGGCTGGCCCTCGTGGGGTCCTCGGAGGAGAGCCCGTAGGTCTGCCCTGGGATATCCCGTGGGTCCCTTCTTCACCTGGGATGAGGGCTTTTCTACTAACGTGCCATCCTGTCTTTGGCACCCACCGCTAGCACTGAGCAGGGGAGGCCCAGGGCTCCCAGCCTACTCCAACTTTGGCATCTGGGAGGGGTCTGGTCTGGTGcacccacccccctgccatgGGCCCAGGCCTAGCTGCGAGCCTGGTACCCAGCCCAGACTGCAGGGGTGTGGGGTAGAACTGTAGGTGGTTGGGGCTGCCCAGGCGACTAGGGTGTGGGTGAGGAGGGGACCCCGAGCAGCAGAAGCCAGAGGAATGCATGCGAGACCGGACCCAGAGAAGAGACCAGCCCTGCCTTGTCTGTGAAGTGGGTTCCTGATGTGGGCAGAGAGTgcagtgagggggaggggacatGGCTTTCATGTCACCAGGGAGGGAACAGGCTCAGTGGCGGGCCTGGGAGCCTGCTGCCTGGGCAGACTTCTCTTCCCTTTAAGATCACCCCCTCTCAGAGCTCTAAAGCCAAGGCTGTGAGGTCACCAACATCTTCCAGGTGGCTGTCCCTGGGGTCTAGCTCTGTCCCTTCCAAGCTGAGTCTGGCTGACTTCTCCCAACCTCCTCCGGGTACTCTCCAGGGCCCTCTAGACCAGGATGCTGCAGTGCTAGGCTAGCCAAGCTctcttggggggcgggggggttcaAGGACTTAGGGCTGAAGGTGAGGTCAGGCCACCTGGAGGAAGGGACCTCTGCAGATGGAGGACCCACCAAAGTCAGGCTGAGTGGAAATGCAGGTCTTTCCCTCCACCTATGTGCTTGACTGTTCGGGGCCAGAGGAGGATAGTCTCGAGCTCAgggtctgggggtgggtgggtctCCAGCAGAGGCTGTGGCCCTCTAAGGGCAGAGCCACTCTGCAGGGAGCAGCCTCTTCACACCATGCTTGGATCAGAGGTCAGGGATCAGGACACTGCCCAGGAGCTCCTAGATCCTCCACCTGGTCCTCCCTCCTTCTGGCCCCCATCACAGAAAAGCACAGTGTTTCCGAATCCCTGATCTGGTGCTCAAGGTCCACATCCAAAGCCCTATCTCCCCTTCCTCTGAAGCCCCTTGACTCCTCCAGGCACTGGAGCCATCCCTCCCCATCACTTGTTTTTCCTGCCTGGATGCCCTGCCTGCTCCTGGCTTTGCTTGGACACGTCTGCTCTCCACCTGGTCAACCTCAGGACCCCGGGAACCAGGTCGGCCATGGCTGGTCAGGCTCTCGTCAGCGTTCAGGCAGCATGCGGAGTGATTTCTGAACGGATCTGTATGCTCCTTTGAGATTCTCCATGATTTCACTTTCCTCTCCTAGAAGACGACAGCCAAGCCCCAGACAAATCCTGGCATGTGGGAAATACAGCGTGGGGTGACTTCCCAATTTGGCGGCCCCCTCCCACCATGGTCCTTGCACTGGCGATCCTGGCTGTGGATTAGTTCAGCTCCTGGGTCCCGCGTCCTCCCTACTCTGTCGGGGTCCCTTGGTGTGACGCTGGCGAGGGGTCATCCTCTTCCTAGCCTCTAAGTGATGGTAGctgcctctctgggctccaggcaggcagagggtccTTAGGCCTGGTCCCCTAGGTCTCGACTCCAGCCAAGCAGGTGAACTCAGCTCCAGGCTGCCCTAAGAGGTTACCGCGGGGAATGCGGGGCGATGCGGGGCGACGCGGGGAAGGGGTGCATAGCGGCAGGGGGCTGGATTCATAAAGTGTTAGGGGAGGGATCTGGGATTACCTGTCCCCTACCCTCACCCTCAcgctcaccccccaccccccgccccaggcccgcAGCGTCGGTAGGCAGGTAGGGCTCGCGGGGACCCGCAAGACTCAGCAAGagcatccccccgcccccccgcaccTGCACCGAGATCGTGGAGCGCATGCGCGGGCCGGGGAGGGTGGCGGGGGGGGCGAGCCAGGAGGGGTCCTACCCGCCCAGCGCCCCCCGTGTCCGATGCCGGAATTCGGTGTCGGAGCAGAAGGTTGCTGTGCTGCGCCCGGACGCGGGGGGCTGCGGGCGAACTAGGCATCACATTCCGCTGCGACTGCGTACCCGCGCGTCCAGCCCGCGTGGCCCCGGGCGCAGGTTCCCAGGGGCGTCAGGCCGGGGAAGCCGTGGCGCCCCTTCCCGGGGCCGCGGGCCGGCGTAGCGTTCAGACAAAGGGgagggagctggagctggagctggttCGGTGACTGCGCCCGGCGGCCGGCCGGAGAGAAGGAGGACGCGGCGCCGCGAACTGCAGCGGCGCGGCCCACGGACCCGGTGCTCCCAGGCCCGCGCTGAAGAGTGGAGGTGCTGGGGTGCAACGGCCGGGCGCGAGGCGCCCTGCCGGGAGCCCCCACGGAGCGCCCCCTCCGGGCCGGGGACCCCGGTCGCGCTCGTCCCTGGCCACCTCGCGGGGCTCGGCCGCTCCGTCGTGCCCTGGGCTGCCTGCGCCAcccccacccaggcgccctcccgcTGGCCGCCCGCACCCGGCCGCCGCGCAGTGCCCAAGTGTGCCATCGGGCGGGCGCGGAGGCGGCGTCTGCTCCCACCCGCGAGATCACATGGTGACCCTCGGCAGCCAATGCAGTGGACGCTAGGACCCTGCGGGACCCCGGGCGCAGCGACTGCACCGGCGCCGCTGCATTATAAATACTTCTCCAAAATGCGGCGCAGCTCCCTGCGCGCGCCCCGGCCGCCCGCCGCCTCCGCCCCGCGCCCCTgagccgtcgccgccgccgccgccgccaccgccgccgccgccgccgccaccgccgccgccaccgcggGTCCGAGGGCGCCGCGCCCTTGCCCTGGGCCCGGGCTGTGCCCGCCCGCAGCCCGGCCCGCGTCCCCGCGCTGCGCCGCCCGGCCGGGTGCATGCATTGTGGGCCTCCCGACATGGTCTGCGAGACGAAGATCGTGGCCGCCGAGGACCATGAGGCGCTGCCGGGGGCCAAGAAGGACGCGCTGCTCGCCGCCGCCGGCGCCATGTGGCCCCCGCTGCCCGCCGCGCCCGGGCCGGCCGCAGCGcccgccgcgcccccgcccgcgcccggcccccagccccgcgGTGGCGCTGGGGGCGCGGGGCCGCCGGGGGGGCGCGGCGTGTACATCCGTGAGTTCCGCGCGGCCGAGCAGGAGGCGGCGCGCCGCATCTTCTACGACGGCATCATGGAGCGCATCCCCAACACGGCCTTCCGCGGCCTGCGGCAGCACCCGCGCACACAGCTGCTCTACGCCCTGCTGGCCGGTCAGTGCGCTGGGGGCCCCGGCGCGCTCCGCCCGGCCCCTCCGGGAACAGACGCGCCGGGCGCCCTCGGCCCCGCTCGCCCCCACCTCGGGGCCCGGGCCTGGCAGCGTTCCCGTGCCCGTCCGGGACTCGGCCTGGGAGGGAAGCGGGCCCCCGCGGGGGGGCCCCCTCGCTCGCGCCCGGACGCGCACCCGCGCACCACCGGCTTTCTGCAGCGGCCTGGGGCGAGGTGGCCACCGGTGGTGGCGTCCGGGCTCCCGGCCAAGGCGCGCCGGGCGGGGGCGTGGGAACAAGCGCcggcggaggggagggggctgcgggCCGGGAAAGGGCCGGGGTCGCCGCCCGCGTCCCCATTCTGTGCGGCCCCGCCGGCCGGGTTCCTTCCCGGGTCAtcgcgggtgggggcggggtggcggCAGGTAGCGCCCGCAGCTAAGGCTCCGCGCCTGGCGCGTGAACTATATATAATCCGCGGGGCGGGGGAGGCTGCCTCGGCTTCTCCAAGTGCTAATTTATGAGGGGAAGACAGCCAGCTCCCCCGGGTACCGGAGGAGGGCGAGCACGGaggaggcagagtgagggggcggggggggggtggcagcCCCCGCAGGGGCTTTGAGGCCTTTCTCCCGAAGCCCCGAGGGTGgttgtccccatttcacaggtgaggagcTTGAGGCTGGGACTTGttactttcccaaggtcatgcagcaaAAGTGACTTTTGCTGTAGGTTTATGGGCTCCGGCAGCCTTGATGAATCTGGAAGCAATCTCCGGCTTCCCTACCCTCTCCTTCGGACCTTCCTCATAACCCCCGTTGCTGGCTCTGGGGAGAAGGTGGTCCTGGGGCCTTCTGCTGGAAGGtgtccctttcctctcccactttTGCAACGGTGAGACAGCCTGCAGGGGCCTGGGAGCTTCCCCTCTGGCTAGAGTGGCAAGGGTGTATGCTGAGCCCCTTCCAGGGATGGGGGCCCCTCCAACCCTGCCTGGGGCTGTTGCCTCTGGCCATTGAGGGCAGCCTGCCCAGAGGCCCCTGCTGTGCTCAGGACGTTCAGAAGTCCTGTGATGTCAGACTCCTGATCAGCCTGCCTATAGGGTAGCGAGTTTGGGAATAGGGCAAAGCAGCAGGAGCAGGCAGGCTTGCCTAGCGCTCCTCCAGGGAGACAGTCATAGCACCTCTGGCAAGGCCTGTCTGCGCCTGTGTCTGGCTGGCATATTTAGCAGGGAGCTGGCGGGTGGGGGGTCCCCCGGTCGGCCGGGCAGGTGTTCGCCACTCACTGGGCTGTCCTCCCCCTGCAGTGCTGTGTTTCGCTCTGACCCGCTCACTGCTGCTGACGTGCCTGGTGCCAGCCGGGCTGCTGGGCCTCCGCTACTACTACAGCCGGAAGGTGGTCCTGGCTTACCTGGACTGCGCCCTGCACACAGACATGGCCGACATCGAGCAGTACTACATGAAGCCCCCGGGTGAGCCTTCCACTCCAGCCccatcctgtcccctcccctcactcctctTGCCCTCGAGCAGCCCCTCTTGCTGGGGGGCTGCCCTAATCCCAAGCACCTTGGACAGACAGGCCCCAGAGGGCAGGGATGAGGGGGGATGGCCAGGCCTGGGTGGGCCCAGGCTGCTGCACCCCTGGGATGTGCCTTTGGAGTCAGGGAGAGCTCTGGCTGCAGGTTGGGGGTGCAGCAGgcgggcagggcggggggagTGTCGGCAGAGCTAGGTCCTGGGTGGTGAGGCAAGGCCCCTGAGTGTGCACCCAGACAGACCCTGGGCCTCTGTCCTTCATCCTGGGAAGAGGGACTGCCACGTGTCCCGGCTCTGCTCTCCGTGCTGATTGCACGTTGCATTTCCCCAGAGCTCTCGGAGGGGCTGGGGTCTGCCGTGCTTTGCCAGGGGTCGGGCTGGCCTGGAGTGCCAGGCGCAGAGGGCTTCCTGGTGGGGAGAGGGTTCTGGGGGTTCTCTGAGGGTTGGGAGCTCTGGAAGAGCAGGGGTGTTGAGTCCCCACTTCTGGTCTCGGGGCCACTCAGTGAGGCAGAGGGTCTCGGCCCAGCACCCTGGCCTTCTGTGCAAGGAAGGGCTCAGTCTGGTCTGGAGCCGCCTGCAGCTCCTTGGCTGTTCTGGTTGTCCaggctgagcccaaggcaggcccGGTTCTAGGAGGCCGGATCCCAGGGTTTCCTTCACGTCCGGAGCCAGAGAAGGGAGGCTTTGTCTCTGCCCTCTGGGATATGAGGGTGTCCCAGGTGCCAGAGGGTTCCCAGGCTGGGGAAATGGAACAGTGTGGGCCCTAGCAGTTGGTGAGGGCATAGAGGAGCCTGctgagggtcacagaaggacagTGGGGGACAAGAGAGGCACAGTATACCAGTGCAGGGGTGCCCCACCTTGGCACTGCTGGCTCCCATGCCTGCTGGCTCCCAGGGAGCCGGCCCATCCTGCGGTAACCTGCCTGCCCTCCCATTCCCACCACTGCCAGGCTTTGGCACTTTGGGTTCTCTTTGACCCTCTCATAAGCTTGAACTCAGCTTATCAGCCTCCATGGAGTTGCCAGGGACAGGAGGGAGCGCGAGGGCCAGCCCCACCTCACTGGTGCCCAGGTCCAGGCTGCTGAAGCAGCAGGGGGCTCAGGGTGGGGCCCAGGGGGGCCAGCATAAGGACCCTGCTCTTCCTGGGCTGCAGTCTCCCTGGATGTGGGGTGGTGCTCGCCCTCCTGGGATGCCTGCTAGGTTGCAGGAAGGTTCCactgaggcagggaggctggaccGCAGTGGCCAGGACCAGGCTGCTCAGGGTGGGAAGACTTGGTCTGGCCTAGGTGTGTGAGGGGAGCCAGAAACCCTGGATGGAGGGCAGGCCAGCTATTGGGGGGGTCCATCGGGGCAGTGAGCCCTCAGCCACTGCTGAGCTCGGGGTGAATGCCAGGTCTCCAGGTATGGTGGTGAAGGGGACAAGGGCCCCTTCTGCCCAGCTGATGCCGGCAGACAGGACAGTGGGGGACCCTTGGGGGTTGGGTGGAGGGGCAAGGTCATGTGCAGAACCTTGATGGGGGAGAGTATGGCAGCTTAAGGAGAGCAGGTGGGGGTAGTTGGTGGCAAACACTTCTGTGGGGGTTGGAGTGGCCGTGGGAAGGGCGAGTGTAGGTGGGGCTCCTCAGCAGGCACCCCTGTTGGCCAGTCTCTgcctcctggggcccctgggcctATGGTCAGCAGAGGTGACCAGACTCTCATGCCCTGTAGGCCTCCCCACccactttcattctctctcttcttgcttcTCTCTTGATCCCCCTTTGGCtatcctcttcctctccctgccccgtgTGGGACTGTGATTGGTCCAGGCCATGGGTGGGGCAGCTGGCCTGGCCACTGGACTCCTGCCCAGGAGAGGCCAGGGTCAGTGGGAGGTATGCAGTGGTGCCCCtctgtcccctttctccacttggACCATCCTCGGAGTCTGCCAAGGGCCTGCTTCTGTGCCCCGATCCAAGCAGGCCACGGGGCTCCCAGGCTCCTCCTAACCCAGGAGCATGGTGGCCACAGGACCTCCTGAAGTCCCTAGGGCATGGCTCCCAGAGGGATCCTGCTGCCCTGGCCTGTCCTCCCAGGACCCCCGAAGTCCCCATTGTCGGGGTCCTTCTGGAGGTCCGCTCGTGGCAcctctctccagctccctggTATGGATGCATGGGGACAAGTATGGTGGACCCCGAGTGGCTGGGAGCGAGGGCCTGTCCGTGGCCATTCACTGCCCATCCACGCATTGGCTCAGGGGTAGCTGGGCAGAGGAGGGGTCTGCGTGGCTGAGGGTTGCCCAGCTCTTGGCCACTGAGGGAGGGACTCTGGCCCTGTAGCTCTTGTCTGCCTGGCCtcaggcccagggcagggcctcTGTGGATGACAGGCAGGTTGGGCCCAGCTCTTTCAGCACCGACGGCCCTGGAGGGGCAGCTTTGTCGTGCcacagccctgactgccatgtcCCTGCAGGCTCCTGCTTCTGGGTGGCTGTGCTGGACGGCAACGTGGTGGGCATTGTGGCGGCACGGGCCCACGAGGCAGACAACACGGTGGAGCTGCTGCGTATGTCCGTGGACTCACGTTTCCGTGGCAAGGGCATCGCCAAGGCGCTGGGCCGCAAGGTGCTGGAGTTCGCGCTCGTTCACAACTACTCGGCGGTGGTTTTGGGCACAACGGCCGTCAAGGTGGCCGCACACAAGCTCTACGAGTCGCTGGGCTTCAGACACATGGGCTCGAGTGACCACTACGTGTTGCCCGGCATGACCCTTTCGCTGGCCGAGCGCCTCTTCTTCCAGGTCCGCTACCATCGCTACCGCCTGCAGCTGCGCGAGGAGTGAGCACTGCCTGCCTGCCCGCCGCCCACCTGCCGCCCGGCCACCCCGTCCGCCCGTGCCCGCCTGCCCACCACCCGGGCCGCTTGCAGGCGCTCCCCTTGGCGTTTGTGGTGGGTGTTTCCTTTCCACCATCACGCGGTTCTCCGGCTGGCTTTCTGGGGAGCGTGGGGCCGCGGCTCCTGTGTGACACTCTCGGGACTGGTTGTGTGTAGCCCCGGCCCCTCGCCCCTCACCCCCCCAGCCTGCTGGGGCTTCGTCCTGAAGAGTGACAGCATGGACCGCCACGGGCCCACGTGGCTGCTCAGCCTGCGTGTGGGTCCCCTCCAGgcccaccgagcacagagcctctGTGGCACGGCCCCCATCCGGCAGATCCCCGGCCGCCAGCCAGGCTGTGGCCCCAGGAGACCAGACCTACTGGGCTGGCCAGCCACTGGCCCGCGGGGCACTGAGCTGGCCACGGGTCCCGCTTCGCTCCGTGCATGCTGAGGACATGGCCTGGCTGCCGCATGCCCACGGCCCTCTGCCCCGCCGCCCCGCTCAGCCTGGGCCAACACCGGGCAGTGCCCCCACCCAGCCTGCCAGCCAGCCGTGGCCGCCCACCTGCGCTCGGGAAGGCTGGCCCGCCTCTCACCACCCCTGCTGCCCCTGTCCCAGCTCTGCTTTGACACCGAGTCACGAgtcacatttctttccttttggtccctgcccctcccccacccgggcTTCACTGATGGCATCATCATCCAGGTGTGGTTCCCGCAGTCACCTGTGGCCCAGCCTGGTTAGGGTCTTTCAGGAGAGCAGGGTGGGGACGCAGTGGTGCGGTCGCCTCCCCCCAGGCCCAGCTGGATGATGGTGGCCTTTCCCAGACCTCCCTGAGGACTGCTCTGCCTCACGGCTCATGGGCTCTGCCCTGTGAATCTTCCATAAGCCAGGCCGCTGCCCACACCACCGAGCCCACAGCTTCTCCCAGCCTGAAACCGAcccattttttaataagttatttaGACAGAATAGCACTCTGCATGACTTTAATTCTTGGGACAAAATGGTAGTTGATACCTtaacacacacgcacgcacacacacacacacacacgtgtggtCTAGAATATGCACTATTTCTGGCCCAGTTTGGTGGGGGCGGGTGGCCGGGTGAGTAGAGTGTTTCAGATTTTGAAATCTGGAGTGAGACCCTGACTTAGCACTCTTTCCCTCAAAGAGCATTTCTGGTCTGTGTGGAGGCTCTGGGCTGCCCCCGTCCAGCCTCGACTTGTGGGACAGAGGTCAGCAATGGCGGCAATTTCCCTGCTGACCCTGGAAGGAGTGAGTGCTGTCCACCTTGGCCAGGAGGCGGGTGTGGCAGCCTGGCTGTGCTCCTGGCCTCTCCTTTCGGGGTGGGCGGTGGCGGTCAGGTGTAGGATGGCCTGAGTGGGTGGAGGAACGGGGTCGTTGGCAGTGGCCACGTGTCCAGCTTGTGAGCCTGGACCCGGCCGTGGTGGCAGGAGGGCCGTTGGTGCCCACTGAGGCCCCTTTATTTTGGGAGCTGGgaaagggggagtggcaggcactGTGGGCCATGCAGCTGGGTACTACGTAGGGGACACAGAGGGGACATTCTCAGGTGCTTCGGGAACAAGCAAATGTGTGAAGCAAGCCCAGTGTCCCGAGGGGCCTTTCTTGCTGTCTGCAAACGAGATATTCGTAGAACATTGTACAGACCCCGCTCTCCCCTGTACATTTCTCCCTGGTGGCGTCCGGTCCCTTCTTGGGGACGGGGGTTTTGTAGACTGTACAGAAATCGGCACCCTATTTTCTTGCAGCTCTCAGATTTTGTTAATCTGGATTATACAGACAGACGTAAAGTGTTTtagcaaaatggaaaacaaacagttgtgcctttttcctctttctgtttagtttggttttggcttggggTGGCCTTGGCTGGCGTTGGGCGTGTTGGGGGCTGCGGCTGGTCTGAGGCCTGGTGGGGCAGGTAGGACAGGTGGGCGCCACGTGAGCCCAGCCTGGTGGGCATTGTCTTGTCAGTGGAAGCCTGGGGCTGCTGCGGCTTCCGTTGATCCTGTGCCTTTGGAGCCTGGGGTCCCTGGTGTGGGGACATGTGGGTGGAGGCCAGAGCTGCCAGCATCTGGGTGACATTGGCCAAAGCAGGTGGCCCCAGTTGCTCCTGGGAAGACATGTGGCCCTCCCCTATCCTACTGGTGTCTGTCTGTTCATGTAGGATCTATGggctggtgggggaagggggggactGCAGTGTCTTTCCCAGTCTGGTGGCCCAGGGTGGCCTGTGGCACCGGCTGGGTGCACCCTGTGCTTGGGACAGGGCCTTTGCCTGGCCCATGTGCGGCTTGGCAGCCCCCAAGATCACCAGGGGAGCAGATCCCCCATCCTTTCCCGGAGCCAGAGGCTGGGCATACTCGTGGGGGATGCCTATCCCTGGGTGGCCACTTCCCTCCAGCCTGGGAGCTAATCCTCCACAAACGTGCACCGAGATGTGAATTTTATACATTTGTAGAAATTCTGATGTTACTACTTCTACCTCTGTGAAGCACCTGCCTGGGTTTCCACTCAGTGGTGTGTCTGGGCAGCTCTCTGCACTGGCAGGCCCTGGGCACCCCCCACCACCGCCACTGGCCTCCTGGGCCTCCCCCAGTGGCTCCTGCTGAGGCCTTGGGAAAGCAGGCCCCCAGACATGGCCCCCATGCTCAGGAGACAAGGCTCCCAGGACTTTTGGAAGCCTCTGTTTTTGGATGGGAAAGCGGGAGGTGGAGTGTTCCAGAATGTTTTTGTTGGATGAGCCTGGAACACAAGCCCAGTGGGCAGCTCCGGGCAGTGGGATGCAGGGCAGCTGAGACCTCTAGCCTCTCGGGATGGCTCAGTGTCACCAGTGTTCCTGGGGCAGCACCCACTGCCCAGGGAAGGGGTCTGAGGAGAGCTGGGGTTGTCTGTGGATGCCGAGGTTGTTCCCCTCTCCCCTGTACCCGCTTCTAGCCAGGCCTCCCATTGCTCCCCTTGAGTGAATAGGGCAGAGAGATGGGCCAGCCTGTCTCaaggaaggtggggggtggcCCTACAGCTGGGCTGAGGACACGAGGTCCTCAGGCAGCCCCCATTCTGGCCTGGTTGTCCTTCCTCAGAGAAGACCTTTCCAGTGGACAGGCTGGGGGCTGCTCTTCACATGGCTTCCTTGGGAATCTGGCAAGTGCTTGGGAGGCTCTTGCGCCACAGCGAGTCATGCTGGCAGTGTGAGAGCCCACCCCTACCTGCCCCGCCCCCCTGGCCCGCTCCTGATTGCCCCTGCCCACCCTGACCTGTCCCTGCCTACCCCTGCCCCCCTTGCCTGCCTTTGCCACCCTGGCCTAGCCCTGCCCGCCCTGGCCTGCCCCTGTCTGCCCTAGCCTGCCCTTGCCCACCCTGGCCTGCTGTGGCCCACCTCTGCCCGTCCCTGGCCCGTGCCTGCCCGCCCCTGCCCGCCGTGGCCTGCTCTATGTGGCTTTGAGCCTGGGCCCCTCGCTGG
Proteins encoded in this region:
- the NAT8L gene encoding N-acetylaspartate synthetase, which gives rise to MHCGPPDMVCETKIVAAEDHEALPGAKKDALLAAAGAMWPPLPAAPGPAAAPAAPPPAPGPQPRGGAGGAGPPGGRGVYIREFRAAEQEAARRIFYDGIMERIPNTAFRGLRQHPRTQLLYALLAVLCFALTRSLLLTCLVPAGLLGLRYYYSRKVVLAYLDCALHTDMADIEQYYMKPPGSCFWVAVLDGNVVGIVAARAHEADNTVELLRMSVDSRFRGKGIAKALGRKVLEFALVHNYSAVVLGTTAVKVAAHKLYESLGFRHMGSSDHYVLPGMTLSLAERLFFQVRYHRYRLQLREE